CGTGCTGTTCTACGACGCCGGCGTCGGCACCCACTGGTTCGACCGGCTGCTGGGCGGCGGGGTCGGGGCCGGGCTCTCCGACAACGTGCGCGATGCCTATCACTTCCTCGGGCACAACTTCGCGCCGGGCACCGACATCTATTTGTTCGGCTTCTCGCGCGGGGCCTACACCGCGCGCTCGCTCTGCGGCTTCATCAAGGCCGCGGGCTTGCTGGACAAGCCGAGCGTCAAGGCCGTGTGGCGGACCTACATGGACCGCTACGTGATGATCGATCACGCCTCGGCTCGCGTGGTGGCCCGTCCGTCCGGCTGGGACCTCGATCGGATCCGGGGCTGGCTGGTCAGCACCGCGGGCGACGCGGTGGGCCGGCTCGGCACTGACGTGGACCGCCTGCCCACCCACGGCGCCGTCACGATCAAGTTCCTCGGCGTCTACGACACGGTGGGCGCGCTCGGGGTGCCGATCCCGGCGGTCGCGCGGGTGAACGAGCCGATCGTGGGCTTCCACGACACCCTGCTCGGCGACACGGTGGAGAACGCGGTGCAGGCTCTCGCGGTGGACGAAAAGCGCGGGCCCTACGTACCCGCGGTCTGGACCCAGGCGGCCAACGCGGCGGCCATCGCGGGGCAGAGCGTGCTGCAGGTGTGGTTCCCGGGCGTGCACTCCGACATCGGCGGGGGGTACCACGACAAGGGCGTCGGCGACATCACCTGGGACTTCATGATGCGCCAGGCCGCCGACCGGGGCCTGGTGATCGACCCGCGGCGCCCCACGCCGGACCTGACGCTCCAGGCGCTGCCCGCGCAGCACGATTCGTTCGATCGGGCCTGGAAGGACCTCAGCGCGAAGTGGAAGCTCATCCCCGAGGGGGTGCGGGCGATCGGGCCGACGGTGACCGGACCCGGGGGCGAGTCGCTGCGGGTCGCTCCGAAGGTGCTGCTGCATCCGAGCCTGGTGCACCGCATCGGGAAGCGCTGCGCGACGATCCTCGACGAGAAGGACAACCGCCGTCAGGATGGCGACTACGTGCCCGCGAACGTGAAGGCCGACACGTTGCCCGTCTTCGGCTGATCCGCCGGCCTCGCCGGCCGCCCACGGGGAGGTCAGCATGTTTGGGTCGCAAGTGCTCGAGGTCGCGATCGGTCTGGTGCTGATGTACCTGCTGCTGAGCCTCATCGCCTCGTCGATCCGCGAGGCCATCGAGTCGCAGCTGAAGTCGCGCGCCGGGGATCTGGAGGCCGGCATCCGCGAGCTGCTCCAGGATCCGGGCGGAGCCGGGCTCACGAAGGCGCTCTACGAGCACCCGCTCGTCTTCGGCCTGTTCAAGGGCGCGTACGACCCGTCGACGAGCCGCCGGAACCTGCCCTCCTACATTCCCTCCGGGAGCTTCGCGGTCGCCCTGCTGGACATCGTGGCCCGCGGGCCGAGCGGCACCGGCGCGCCCGCCGGGGCCGCGCCCCTCTCGATCGACTCGCTGCGTGCCGCGGTCGGCCGGCTCCCGAACGCGCCGGTGCAGCGCGCGCTGCTGACCGCGATCGATACCGCGCACGGCGATCTCCGACGCGCGCAGGCCAACGTCGAGACGTGGTTCGACAGCTCGATGGAGCGGGTGTCCGGCTGGTACAAGCGCCGCACCCAGATGATCATCTTCGCGGTGGGGCTGGCCCTGACCGCCGCGGTGAACGCGGATACGCTGACCGTGGTCGAGTCGCTGGTGCAGGACGACTCGCTCCGCAAGGCGATCGTGGCCGAGGCCGAGACGGCGGCCCGCGACGGCAGCCGGATCGGAGCCGACGTGAAGGCCCTGCGCGCCGAGCTCCACGACCTGGGTTTCCCGGTGGGGTGGGCGCGCTCGCTGCCCGCCTGGACCGACGAGTGCGGCCTCGCCTGCGTCGGCGACGCGGTGCTGCGTCAGGCGCCGTATCACGTTCCGGGCTGGCTGCTGACCGCCTTCGCGATCTCCCTGGGCGCCCCGTTCTGGTTCGACGTGCTCAAGCGGGTGATGGTGATCCGGTCGACGGTGAAGCCGAAGGAGAAGGCCCCCGAGGACATTCTCCGCGAGCCGGCGGCGGCGCCGCTCCCGACCGTGCCCGCTCCCGCGCCGGTCCCGCCGATCCACGCGCACGAGTGGGCCCACGGCGACCCCAAGCAGGGCGTGATATGAGCGCGGGCACGGCCGACGCGGCACCGACGGTGAGCCGCGACCTTGCCCTGCTCGCCCCGGTCTTCCGGGTCGCGGTGGAGCGCGCCATCGCCGACTGTCAGGCGCGCGGGCTGGACGCCTACGTGTACGAGGCGTACCGCTCGCCGGAGCTGCAGGCGCTCTACTACGCGCGCGGCCGCACCGTCGTGCCCCCCATCAAGCCGGTGACCAACGCGCCCACCAACCTGCAGAGCTGGCACGGGTACGGGCTGGCGGTCGACGTGATCTCGAAGTCGAAGGCCTGGGACCAGCCCGAGGAGTGGTTCGCCCGGGTCGCCGAGTCGTTCACCAAGTTCGGGTGCCGCTGGGGCGGGGAGTGGAAGCAGCGCGACTTGCCGCACTTCCAGTGGGGCCGCTGCCAGCCGAGCCCGTCGGACACCGCGCGGGTGCTCATCGCGGCCGGCGGGCTGCCCGCGGTCTGGGACGCGGCGGGCGCGGTGATGGTGGCGTGAGGCCGGTGCGCCCCGGGCGAGGTGGCCGACGCTCGGCGAGCGATGGTACCGTTGGGGGGCACTCACCCTGATCGACCAGGAGATCCGCTCATGCCCCGTCTGAACTTCGGCGCCTTCCTCGCCCCCCACCATCCGATCGGCGAGCATCCCATGCTGCAGTTCCGCCGGGACCTCGACCTCGTCCAGCACCTGGACACGCTGGGGTACGAGGAGTTCTGGTGCGGGGAGCACCATTCCAGCGGCTGGGAGATGATCGCCTCGCCCGAGATGTTCCTGGCCGCGGCGGGCGAGCGGACCAAGCGCATCAAGCTCGCCACCGGCGTCGTCTCGCTGCCCTATCACCACCCGTACAACGTCGCCCAGCGCATGGTCCAGCTGGACCACATGACCGGCGGTCGCGCCATCTTCGGCTCCGGTCCGGGCGCCCTCGCCTCCGACGCGCACACCCTCGCGATCGACCCGATGCTCCTCCGCGACCGCCAGGACGAGGCCATCGGCGCCATCCGTCGGCTGTTCCGCGGCGAGCGCGTCACCATGAAGTCGGACTGGTTCACGCTGCAGGACGCCAAGCTGCAGCTGCTGCCCCTGCAGGAGGAGATGCCGTGCGCGGTCGCCTCGCAGATCAGCCCCTCGGGCATGACGCTCGCCGGCAAGCACGGGATCGGCATCATCTCGATCGGATCGCTCTCCGAGGAGGGCCTCAACGCGCTGCCCACCCAGTGGGGCTTCGCGGAAGACGCGGCGGCCAAGCACGGCCAGACCGTCGACCGCAAGAACTGGCGCGTGCTGCTGAGCTGGCACGTGGCGGAGACGCGCGAGAAGGCGCGGGCCGAGGCTCGCGACGGCCTGCTCCGCCACCACAACGAGTACATCACCGCGACGCTGCAGCGGCCGGGGGCGCGTCCGTTCACCGACCCCGACGAGGCGGTGGACAAGACCGCCTTCGCCCCCGGCGCGGTCGCTACCATCGGCACCCCGGACGATCTGGTGGAGCGGATCAAGTCGGTCCTCGAGCGCTCCGGGGGATTCGGCACCGTGGTTGGATTCGTGCACGACTGGGCCAACCCGGAGAACACGATGCGCAGCTGGGACATGGTGGCGCGCTACGTGGTGCCGGAGATCAACGGCTACCTCACCGGTCTGCGCACCTCGCGCGAGTTCGTCGCGAACAACCGCGAGTACTTCAACCGAGCCCGCGACGCGGTGATGGCCAAGATCACCGAGAACGAGGCGGCGGCCGCCGCGCTGAAGGTCACCAAGTCGCCGCTCCTGGCCGCCTCGGCCAGCAACGTGCCGGATCTCGACGAGGCCCGCGAGCGGCTCACCTCGCGCTGAGCGGGCGCGCAATCTCGATCTGACCGCCGGCGGTCGTCGACGATGGTGGCCGCGCCGCCATCGCGGGCTGCCGCTCGGGAAGGGAGGCGGCATGCTCGACGCTGACCTGCTCATCGCGTCGCTCGCGGAGATCCTGCCCGACCTGCCCGCCCTCGTGGGCTCCGAATGGCCCGCGTGCGAAGCCGCGCTCCGAGATTCCCGTTTTCTACGCGACCGACCGCGCGCCGGCCGCCGAGCCTTGACAGCCGCCCTTTTTCACCGGCGATCGCGCGAACCCGGCCGCGCTCAGCTTCGGGATCGTCAAGGTCAGCGTCCCGGACGATCACCGCAAGGGGACGCTCGACAAGCCGCGGTGGTGGAAGCTGCAGTTTCGCCAGGATCCCGAGAAGTTCGTGCTGGCCCTCGGGGCGGTCTCGCTCGAGCGGGCCGAGTTCGTGGCCCGGGTCCGCGAGCTGGTGAGCACCGGGGTCCTGCCCGAGGCGCTCGTCTTCGTCCACGGCTACAACGTCGGTTTCGTGGACGCGGCCCGGCGGGCCGCGCAGATCGCCTACGATCTGCAGTTCGAAGGGCTCCCGATGCTGTACAGCAGATGTATCGCCAGGCCGCGAGCTTCGCGCACAAGATCTTCCGGGGCGCGAAGCCCGTCGATCTGCCGGTGGAGGAGCCCACCAAGGTGGAGCTGGTGATCAATCTGCGGACCGCGCGGGCGCTCGGCCTGACCGTGCCGCAGTCGGTCCTGTTCCGCGCCGACCAGGTCGTCGAGTAGGCGCGGGCGCCGCTCAGCGGCTCCGCTCCAGGAATTCCACGATCCGCCGCCGGTGCAGGTCCACCACCTTCTGCGCGGCCTGGCTCATCAGGGCCGCGTTGCAGGGGGAGACCTGGAAGCGGGTGGGGATCTGGCTCACCGCCTCCTTGATCGCCTTGGCGGTGACGTCGGCGGTGAAGGCGCTCCGACACTCCTCCGGGAGATCCGTGAAGACGCCCCAGTCCGGCTCGGTGTGACGCAGCACCTCGACCCGCAGGTTGGCGAAGTCGGGCAGCACGATGCCCTCGGTGCGCAGGGCGTCCCACAGCATGAGCTGATAGGCGTTGGCGCGCTCTTCCATGATGCCGACGATGCGCGAGGGATCGTTGCGGAACACCTGGAACCCGCGCCGGTTGCCGTCGAGGAACGCCTGATTGGCGTCGAACGGGAACGCGGCGTCGATGACGATGATCAGGCCCCGCTTCGGCGAATCACGCGGGATCTTCTTGAGGAAGAAGGTGGCCAGCGACTCGGTGCCCAGGTTGTCGAACAGGCCGCCGTCGCCCACGTGCTCGTAGGGTGGCCGCCCGTCGATCGCGTAGGTGACCGGCCCCACCGCGGGCGGAAACGACGCGGAGGACACCATGGCCAGGGAGATCGGGAGCTCGCGGTGGTCGGCGCCCAGCTGCTCGAAGGTCAGGGGAAGGAACTGGGTGCGCGCTTGCTCCAGGTTGGCGCGGATGATCGCCTTGCCCTCGGCGGTCACCCGGTCCGATCGGCGGATCAGGTCCTCGAGCAGTCCGGCCACGAAGTCATAGTCGAAGTCGGCGGCGGGCAGGGTGGTGAGGGCGAACCGGCGGCCCGAGTTGTACGAGGTCCCGTTGAAGATGATCCGCGGGCTGTCGCCGGCCCGCTCGCGCTCGTAGAGCTGGCTGAACGTCATTCCGTGCAGGAAGCGCTCGTCCCACACCTCGGCGAAGGAATACGCCGCCTTCGTCGGATTGAACGCGCGGAAGAGCAGCAGCTGACGCCAGACCGCGGCCGCCTCGAAGTTGTCCTGCATCGCGGCCCGGTACTCCCGGAAGAATCGCTCGTACGTGGGCGACAATCGCCCCTGGCTGCCCAGCATCGGCTCGGCGCGCCCCGGCTTGCGGGCCGCGAAGTAGCCGGTGGCGAGGCTGCCGCCGGAGACGCTCGAGATGTACTGCACGCGCTCCAGCACGCTGCGCTGGCCGCCGGCGTCCTTCACCGGGATGCGGGCGAGCCCTTCCAGGACGGCGGCCGCGAAGGTGGCGGCGCGACTGCCGCCGCCCGAGATCGCGAGCCCGACGAGCAGGTCGGGCGAGGCCTCGGGCACGGGGGCGAAGGCGGGCTTCACGGTCAGCGGGGGCAGGTCTTGCACCTGGGCGAAGCAGCCGCCGAGCAGCATGGCCAGCGCCACGAGCCACCGCGGGCGACGTCGCCGAGACATCCGATCGGTCATGTCACGCTCCTTGGCGTGCGAGGACGTGCGCTACGGCGCCGGGGGACCGCTCGCCGACTCGAGACCGGGACCACCCACGCGAGCAGCGCGCAGGGCGGCGCGGAGCGCCACGAGCGACTGCTGGAGATCCGAGAGCCTCCCGGGTCGGGATGGGGTGGACACGTGATCCGGGACCAGGCGCGTCAGGTTCCCCGGCGTGTCGTCGAGAAGCCGCGGAGCGGGCAGGAAGCTCGCGTCGCTCAGCACGTTTGCCGCCGCGTCCCGTCGCGTGAGGAACCCGGTCAGACCGAAGAGGGTCTTCACGGTGGCGAGCAGGGAAGTGTGATCGTAGACCTGATGATCCACCCACCCCTTGCGCACCCACGGCGAGATCAACACCGCGGGCACCCGCACGCCCAGCCGGTCGAAGCGGAACTTCTCGCTCGTGGCCGAGGCCGCGTCGGGGGGGATCGCCGCCGGCGGGGGCACGTGATCGAAGTAGCCCCCGTGCTCGTCGTAGAGCAGCACCAGGAGTGACTTGCGCCACACCGCCTCGGTGCCGCGCAGCGTGTCGTAGACCTGGGCGATCAGGCGCTCGCCGTCGAGCAGATGATGGGGCGGATGCTGATCCGCCGCGGGATTGCCCGGCGCGTCCATGTAGGGGGGCTCCAGGAACGCGTAGCTGGGGAGTCGGTCCGCGGCCACGTCAGCGGCGAACATCTCGAGGCGGCGGAAGTTGGAATCCGCGTACCGGTGCAGCGAGCTGATCCCGAAAGCCTGGGCGTGATCGCCGAAGTATACCGTCCACGTGTGTCCGGCCGCCATCAGGTTCTCGAAGATCGTCCGCATCCGGAACCGCTTGCCCAGAAAGCCGGCCAGCTGCTGCAGGTCGGTCGGGCTCTCCACGTAGCCGTTGGAGGTCGCGGCGTGAACGAAGAAGCGATTCGGCCACGTGGGGCCGGGCACCGAGGAGAACCAGCGGTCGCAGACCACGAAGTGTCGCGCGAGGGTCGAGATGACGGGGGCCAGGCCCGGGTCGAGACCGGCGAGGGCCGTCGCCGCGCGGTCGGGCCCGATCGGCCGGTCGTCGTCATCGGTCTGGCGCGCGTAGTTGGCGAGGAACCCGTCCATGGTGGGGATGGGCGGATCGGGCACGTGCTCGCGCCCGAAGACCTGCATCGCGATGTCCTCGAACTGATGCCCGGGATTCGGATCCGTGACGTGGAGCGCCGGCGCGGTGCCCCGCCCCAGGCGGATCATCCGGCCCGGCTCGCCGACCGTCACCGGCAGCGTCTCGTCACCGGTCAGGCCGTCGAGGCGCTGGGCCGCATCGTCCAGCCGCACGAAGCCGAGCAATCGATCGAACGATTGGTTCTCCAGCATCAGCACGACGACGTGCCGGATCGCCGGCGGGATCGCCATGCGCTACGCCTCGAGCCGGGCGAGCGTGGCCTCGTCGAGCGCCCCGGTGGCGGGCAGGCCGGCCTGCGTCTGGAAGCTTCGCAGCGCGGCGCGCGTGAGGTTGCCCAGCTCGCCGTCGATCGGGCCGGGGTCGAGTCCGTGGAACAGCAGGCGCATCTGGGCGTTGCGGAGCCGCAGGTCCGGCAGCCCGTTGGCCACGAGGTCGTCGTGCTCGTGGCGCAGCTTCTCGTCGTAGTGGTTCTTCGCGAAGTCGGCGCCGTTGTATCCCTTCGCGAAGGCGGACCAGTCCTCGCGCTGGAGCGCCCGGTGCAGGCCCTTGCCCACGATGAAGCTGGCGACCGCCCGCAGCTGCTCGTCCTCGTCGGCGACCATGGCCTTCACCATGGTCTCGACGTCGGGATAGCCGAGCGACTCGGCGTGGAAGCCCATGACCTGCCCGATACCCCACGACGTGCTCCGCAGGGCAGCACGGCGGTCCAGCGTGATGGCCCGCATCAGCCGATCGTACTGCGGGGCGCCCCCGGGCCCGTAGCCGCCCGCCCGGGCGCTGCTGAGATCGGGCGCCTGCTGGCTGAACGCGCCGCTGGTCTGCTTGTGGAACCAGTGCCGCTCGAACAGGATCTGCGGCCGTCGGTCGGACAGGAATCCCCAGCCGCGGGTCTCCACGCGGAGGATGGTCCAGATGCGCGCCGGGTCCACTCCGAGCCGCTCTGCCGCCGCCTCGATCCCGCCGCTCGATAGCGCCTTGCCCGAACCCGCGAATTCCATGTCGGCTCCTTCCCCTCCGCGCGCGCTCGCCGGCGCGCGGACGCCTTCGTCTCCAGCGCGCCGGCCCGCGCCCCGGATGCGGTTCTCCTGCGAAAATCGATCACCGCCGCGCGCCAGTCAACCGTCTTCTGCCCTTATTGCGTCGTGGGCACACCAAGTCGCTTGACCGTTTCGGGCCGGCGGGCCATTCTGGCTCTCGGCCGACGGATGTCGGCGCCCGAGATCTCTCGTCGATCACCGACCCGCAGGACGACAGGAGGTGCCACGGTGAGCACGCCCAACGCGCTGACCGCTCTCATCCACGATCGACTGGGCCAGGTCCTGAAGGACGTGTTCGCCAAGACGGCCAACGGGAATCCGGTCGAGATCTTCAAGATCGCCCTGTCGCCGGGGGACACGCTCGTCGCGCAGCTCGAGGCTCCCGGTGACGGGCCGCCCCGGGTCACCCTGGGCTTCCTGCTCGACATCGTGAGCAGCGCGGTGCCGACGGTGCCCGACGGGCCCGGGCCCGGCGAGCTGCTCGGCAAGATCCGCACCGCGCTGCGCGGTCGGCTGGCCTTCTTCAAGCAGATGGATCTCGAGGACGAGATCGCCAGCCTCGTCGCCGCCGCGGATACCGCGAGCATCCGCAAGGCCGGCGATGCGCTCTTCGCGCGGATCGACGCGGTGTCGGTGAAGCCGGGACGGACCGACGTGTTCGCGAGCGTGGGCGAGTGGACCAGGCTGCAGCCGTTCATCGGCGGCGACATGGGGACCGTTCTCCCGTTCGCCACCCTCGTCAACGCCGCGCAGGGCAGCGGGCTGGCCAACGTCATCGAGATCCCGCGGAGCGTCGAGCGGGGCCTGCTGGACTATTTCTTCAAGCCGGCCGGCTACCGAACCGTCGACGGGGCGAGCGTCGTGGCCCCGGTGCATCTGTCGGACATCGGGAGCGCGCTGTCGAAGGTGACGCTCGCAGGCGGCGTGGAGGCCGCGGCGGCCGCGGGAGTCCAGCAGGTCAAGGGCCTCTTCTCCAAGCCGACCGCCGAGCACTACATCCGTGACATCATTCGCGTCATCGTCGAGAGCGCGTACGACAGCGGTCGCGACCTGAACGAGCGTTTCCGCGGCGTGACCGACTCGCTGCGGGCACGGAAGACCCAGGAAGCGGAGAAGGCGGCGATCGCGACCAAGTTCCTCTCCTGGTTCCGGGGCTTCGCGGCCATGACGGAGTCGGCGGCGATGCGCGGCGTCGAGATCGGCACGCAGGGAGTGTCGCAGTTCCAGACCAATCCGCTGATCGGGGCGGCTGCCGGCTCGTTCGCGGGAACGGTGGCCCGCAAGCTGGCCCAGGACTCGTTCCTGACCGTGCTCGGGCGGGAGCTCGGCTAGGTCTCGCCGTCATGGACGACGAGACGTTCGTCCGCTTCACCGCGGACCACGTTCCCCGCGAGGATCTGCGGCGTCTGATGACTCGCTCGAACGGGCCCGCCATCGGGCGCGCGGTCTGGCACTTCGGCGCGCTCGCGGTGACCGGAGCCCTGCTCTGGAGGCTCCGCGGCAGCCTGTGGGCCCTGCCCGTGCTCGTCGCGCACGCCTACGTGCTGGTGTTCGCGTTCTGCGCGCTCCACGAGTGCGCGCACCGGACCGCCTTCCGGACCCGCTGGCTGAACGCGCTCGTCGGTCACCTCGCCGGATTCCTCACGTTCTGGCCGTACCGGAACTATCGCGTCTACCACTGGGAGCACCACCGGCACACGCAGGATGCGTCGCGGGATCCCGAGCTGTACTTTCCGAAGCCGGCCTCGCCGGTCGCCTATGTGCTCGTGCTCACCGGGATCCCGAACGCGATCCGTCGGGTCGGCGACATCCTGCGCCTCGCCGCCGGTATCGCCGACCGGCCATGGATGGCCCCGTCGGAGCGCGGCCCGCTCGTGATCGAGGCGCACCTCTACCTGCTCGGGTATGCGCTGGCGGCCGCCGCATCGGTGATGTCCGGCACTGCCGTCGCTCTGCTGGTCTGGATCGCCCCGTGGATTCTTGGCCAGGCGTTCCTCCGTCCGTATCTCCTCGCCGAGCACACCGGCTGCGGCGCCGCCCGGGATTGCCTGGAGAACACGCGGACCACGCTCAGCGTGACCCTCGTCCGCCTCTTCGCCTGGAACATGCCGTACCACGCCGAGCATCATGCCTACCCGGCGATCCCGTTCCACGCGCTCCCGCGGCTGCACGCGATCCTCCGATGCCGCATCGAGCATGTGGAGCCGGGGTATGTGGCGGCCACGGTCACCGTCAACCGCTACCTGTTCCGACAGCCCGCGCCCGCTTCCGGGCGCGCGAAGTCGGCCGACTAGGGACCCTGCGGCTCGGCAGACCTGGGCCGCGCCGTCGTGCTTTCCGTCGGCTTTCGTGGCTGGCATTCTGCGGCACCCTCGGTGACAATCCCGCGCGAGCCCGTTCGGGAAGCTGTCCTGTAACTATTCGGATTCATGGGGCTCATTTCGTGGCGCGCGGTTTGCTGCCTGTCACAAGCCGTGATGACCCCGAGCGTGGTGACCCTGCAGGAGGTTCTGAGACACCACCGGACGCTGTCCCGGCGCGGTCGGGAGTTCTACGAGAGCCTCCTCGAGCACGGTGATGTGCTGGCGGTGCGGGTCGACTATCTGCCGGGCGCGATGCTGTGGCTGGTGACGACTCCCAAGCAGGCCCAGCTCATGCGCAAGGCGCGCGAAGGGCGTCCGGCCTCCGACGTGTGCGTGATGAGCCTGACCGAGGCGCAGGACCTGTTCGCCACGACCGGGGATCCGCATCCGACTACGCTGTACGAGGTGGCCGGCTGGCTGCTGGCCCCGGCTCCCGAGGAGATCGCGCCCGCTCCCGAGGAAGAGCAAGAGCCCGAAGACCCGTCGTCCCTGTAGTCCCCCGCTTCGCCTCCTCCGGTTCCACTCGCTCCCGTAGCATTCCCAGGACGCCACCAGCACGCCCGCCGTTTCCACGGCGTTCCGACATCCGGCGAGCTGGGCGGCTTGGGCCTCTCGAGCGGTCGGGGCCCTAGGTCACTCCCGGCTCGAGCAGGGTGAGGGTCCCCGCGTCGGCGTCCAGCTCGGCCAGGCAGCCCACCGGCACGGTGGCCTGATCGTCGACGTGGCCGATCATCAGGCCGCTCACCGCGGGAATTCCGAGGGCCCGGAAGCGCTCGGCCAGGATCTCCTCCAGCGGGCGGTTCTGCAGGAAGAACGGCGAGGGGTCGCACTGGGTGAACTTACCGAAGGCGACGCCCGCGACACCGGCGAGCGCACCGGACAGCCAGAGCTGGGTGAGCATCCGGTCGATGCGGTAGTACGCCTCCTCGACGTCCTCCAGGAATAGGATGCCGCCCCGCAGGTCGGGCAGATAGGGCGTGCCGACCAGGTGCGACATCAGGCACAGGTTGCCGCCGAGCAGCCGTCCGCGGGCTCGACCCGGCACGAGCGTGGTCACGCGGTTGTCCCAGTCAACCTGCCCCTCGCGCTTCTCGAAGGGCGGCGGCGCGGCGAGCCGGATCGGCGCCTCCGGCGCCCACAGCGCTGACCGCAGCGCGTCCACCGTGTAGGACGTGAAGGACCGGAAGGCGACGGGGCCGTGGAAGGTGACCAGCCCGGCGTGTCGCTGGATGGCCATGTGCAGCGCGGTGATGTCGCTGTAGCCGATCAGCGCCTTGGGCGCTCGCTGCATGAGCGTGAAATCGAGCGCGGGCAGCAGGCGCGAGGCGCCGTAGCCGCCGCGCACGCACCAGATGGCGTCCACCGACTCGTCCGCGAACATCGCGTTGAGATCGGCGGCCCGTCCCGCGTCGGTCCCGGCCAGATAGCCGTCGCGATCCGAGACGTGCGCGCCCGGCTTCACCCGGAAGCCGAGCGACTCGATGGTCTCGGTGGCGAATCGGATGCGCTCGGGCTCGTTGGGGGCCGACGACGGAGCGACCAGGCCGATGGTCTGGCCCGCGGCGAGACGGCGCGGCCGGAGCAGGGGCATGGCCGCATCTTACCGTGCCTTGACTTTGTCCGGGGAGCGCGGCTAGGCTCGGCCCCCACGCCCATGAGTCACACGAAGCGCACCGCCATCCGGGCCGGTCACGTCCTGGCCTTCGACGGCCGGGGCCATCGGCTCCTGCGGGACGGGATCGTGGTGCTCGAGGGCGACCACATTCTCGCGGTGGGGTCGCGCTTCGAGGGCACGGTCGACGAGACGGTGGACGCGCGCGACCGTATCGTGACGCCGGGCCTGATCTCTACTCACGCCCACATCGGCGGCTCGCCGCTCGACCGCTCGTTCATCGAGGATCGCGGCAGCCCGCAGTTCTGGTACTCGGGCCTGTTCGAGATGCTGCCGGTGCGGAGCGAAGGGCAGGACGAGGAGGGCGGCCGCGCCTGCGTGGACTTCTCCATGGCCGAATTGCTCCGCGGCGGCGTCACCACCGTGATGGAGATCGGCGCGCTCGGGGAGTACGTGGTCGAGCGCGCCGCTCACTACGGTCTCCGCGTGTACGTGGGCCAGGCGTTCCGCTCGGGCCGATGGCTCACGCGCGACGGCAAGCGCGTGGAGTGGGAGTGGAACGAGGAGCAGGGCCGCCAGGGACTCCGCCGCGCGGTGGAGTTCCACGCCCGGCACGACGGCGCCCACGGGGGGCTCGTGCGCTGCTTCTTCTCGCCCGCGCAGATCGACACCTGCACGCCCGCGCTACTCCAGGAGGCCTGGCGTCACGCCGAGGAGGCCGGGGCGCCCTACCAGGTGCACACCGCCCAGTCGGTGGTCGAGTTCAACGAGATGGTGGCCCGCCACGGCAAGACGCCGATCGCGTGGATGCGCGACCTGGGTGTCCTCGGCCCTCGGACCATCCTCGGGCACGCCATCATCGTCGGCGGCTCCTCGTGGACGAACTATCCGGCGGGTGACGTGACCATCATGGCCGAGGCCGGCTGCTCGGTGGCCCACGCGGTCTGGGTGTTCGCGCGCCGGGGGGTGCTGATGGAGTCCTTCGCCCGCTATCGCGCCGCCGGCGTCAACATGTCGCTCGGCACGGATACGAACCCGCAGAGCGTGATCGAGGCGATGCGCTGGGCCGCGGTGTGCTCGAAGATCGT
The Candidatus Methylomirabilota bacterium genome window above contains:
- a CDS encoding fatty acid desaturase, whose product is MDDETFVRFTADHVPREDLRRLMTRSNGPAIGRAVWHFGALAVTGALLWRLRGSLWALPVLVAHAYVLVFAFCALHECAHRTAFRTRWLNALVGHLAGFLTFWPYRNYRVYHWEHHRHTQDASRDPELYFPKPASPVAYVLVLTGIPNAIRRVGDILRLAAGIADRPWMAPSERGPLVIEAHLYLLGYALAAAASVMSGTAVALLVWIAPWILGQAFLRPYLLAEHTGCGAARDCLENTRTTLSVTLVRLFAWNMPYHAEHHAYPAIPFHALPRLHAILRCRIEHVEPGYVAATVTVNRYLFRQPAPASGRAKSAD
- a CDS encoding LD-carboxypeptidase; this encodes MPLLRPRRLAAGQTIGLVAPSSAPNEPERIRFATETIESLGFRVKPGAHVSDRDGYLAGTDAGRAADLNAMFADESVDAIWCVRGGYGASRLLPALDFTLMQRAPKALIGYSDITALHMAIQRHAGLVTFHGPVAFRSFTSYTVDALRSALWAPEAPIRLAAPPPFEKREGQVDWDNRVTTLVPGRARGRLLGGNLCLMSHLVGTPYLPDLRGGILFLEDVEEAYYRIDRMLTQLWLSGALAGVAGVAFGKFTQCDPSPFFLQNRPLEEILAERFRALGIPAVSGLMIGHVDDQATVPVGCLAELDADAGTLTLLEPGVT
- a CDS encoding chlorohydrolase family protein, which gives rise to MSHTKRTAIRAGHVLAFDGRGHRLLRDGIVVLEGDHILAVGSRFEGTVDETVDARDRIVTPGLISTHAHIGGSPLDRSFIEDRGSPQFWYSGLFEMLPVRSEGQDEEGGRACVDFSMAELLRGGVTTVMEIGALGEYVVERAAHYGLRVYVGQAFRSGRWLTRDGKRVEWEWNEEQGRQGLRRAVEFHARHDGAHGGLVRCFFSPAQIDTCTPALLQEAWRHAEEAGAPYQVHTAQSVVEFNEMVARHGKTPIAWMRDLGVLGPRTILGHAIIVGGSSWTNYPAGDVTIMAEAGCSVAHAVWVFARRGVLMESFARYRAAGVNMSLGTDTNPQSVIEAMRWAAVCSKIVERNTEATTAAHVFDAATLGGARALGRDDLGRIAPGTKADLVLWKGASWRMTPLRDPIKNLVYNATDEDVDRVYVNGRMVVDGGRVLAADERAILSALQAAGDRMWPRMAKSDRAGRGADQLSPQTYPDWSA